The following are from one region of the Methanospirillum hungatei genome:
- a CDS encoding DUF4114 domain-containing protein, whose amino-acid sequence MKFNKILKIAGFFFVAILIGCWTIVVAEEGVINEGLGKPRALDIYIGDFPYSSSIGGNISSGKEEVPNDFKVIKDDKNFDEPEWFYPTETPIVPTPTATAVIPVDLGGVGASVCVMDNTTDVIVDFAYSSAGYKNEFRLSKPRTETLGWSEGEMPNDRKGTSFGTTWNLGKFPAGTELIFSDTANGKTYYTGPSSRNPDKLAHAAITFKNSGTHHRYLVSFEDFWNGGDKDYNDLEFYLSGELSTGCAADDDTGSGVIIPIYVNGTVCKCKSPKYNDPMWNSKGKVTCVAQFTYESSSDGLEIPIHVSSLPWNEFTGSGMVKQYRCQPKKFYIDVRNAPFWTNRFSNNIMWKLGHDQSILVKCEKNTPWCDDISPGLSDTICNYCSDGYHY is encoded by the coding sequence ATGAAATTTAACAAAATTTTAAAGATTGCAGGTTTTTTTTTTGTAGCAATTTTGATTGGATGTTGGACAATTGTTGTTGCAGAGGAAGGTGTGATAAATGAAGGCCTTGGAAAGCCAAGAGCCTTAGACATTTACATCGGTGATTTTCCTTATAGTTCATCAATTGGGGGTAATATCAGCTCTGGAAAAGAAGAAGTACCAAATGATTTTAAAGTTATTAAAGATGATAAAAACTTTGATGAGCCGGAATGGTTTTATCCCACAGAAACCCCGATTGTCCCTACACCAACTGCAACTGCAGTAATTCCCGTTGATCTCGGAGGTGTTGGGGCGTCAGTATGTGTAATGGACAATACAACTGATGTTATTGTAGACTTTGCTTATTCTTCTGCTGGATACAAAAATGAATTCAGATTATCAAAACCGCGAACCGAAACGTTAGGTTGGTCTGAAGGAGAAATGCCAAATGATCGGAAGGGAACGTCATTCGGAACAACGTGGAACTTAGGTAAATTCCCTGCAGGAACAGAATTGATCTTCTCCGATACTGCTAACGGAAAAACATACTATACCGGCCCAAGCTCAAGAAATCCAGATAAATTAGCTCATGCTGCAATTACATTTAAAAATAGTGGAACACATCATAGGTATCTGGTTAGCTTTGAAGATTTTTGGAATGGGGGCGATAAAGATTACAATGATTTAGAATTCTATTTAAGTGGTGAGTTATCAACGGGATGTGCTGCAGATGATGATACTGGAAGCGGCGTGATTATCCCAATTTATGTAAATGGGACAGTCTGTAAATGTAAATCTCCAAAATATAATGATCCAATGTGGAATTCAAAAGGGAAAGTAACATGTGTCGCACAATTTACATATGAAAGTTCATCAGATGGCTTGGAAATTCCAATCCATGTATCAAGTCTTCCATGGAATGAATTTACAGGATCAGGAATGGTCAAGCAATACCGATGTCAGCCCAAGAAATTTTACATTGATGTTCGTAATGCACCATTTTGGACGAATAGATTCTCGAACAATATAATGTGGAAATTAGGTCATGACCAGAGTATTTTAGTCAAATGTGAGAAAAATACCCCATGGTGTGATGATATTAGCCCAGGACTTAGTGACACTATCTGTAATTATTGTAGTGATGGATACCACTATTAG
- a CDS encoding type IV pilin N-terminal domain-containing protein, which yields MRKEKALSEIVGALILVALVITGIGIIGVLLLSTPPPEAKEKVVLSSSCLQCNSSSFIIVTRHEGGDTIDPQKMKFYLSTEFFNRTIMERVIVYPTWFYPAEIFSSLDKTQICSPSYEDSEKFAFKRNTNIMKNGDVIVIWYQMKNNG from the coding sequence ATGAGAAAAGAGAAAGCATTGTCTGAAATTGTTGGAGCATTAATTCTTGTAGCTTTAGTCATTACGGGAATTGGAATAATTGGTGTGTTATTACTTTCAACCCCGCCTCCTGAAGCAAAAGAAAAAGTCGTGTTAAGTTCCTCATGTTTGCAATGTAATTCGAGTTCTTTTATTATTGTTACCCGACATGAAGGTGGGGATACAATCGATCCCCAGAAAATGAAATTTTACTTGTCTACTGAGTTTTTTAATCGGACCATAATGGAAAGAGTCATTGTTTATCCAACGTGGTTTTATCCTGCAGAGATATTTTCATCCTTGGATAAAACTCAGATATGTTCTCCTTCTTATGAAGATTCAGAAAAATTTGCATTTAAAAGAAATACTAACATAATGAAAAATGGAGATGTCATTGTGATTTGGTATCAAATGAAAAATAACGGGTGA
- a CDS encoding type IV pilin N-terminal domain-containing protein yields MAIIGVIMLSTPPPDKTPKASLTSYCIRCNLTGDYEIILYHGGGESMTQDQIKFILYLEDGSSKEIIPWWVYEGTPEDCMFSDIGDSSLSSREYWNTVKEWKSGQTLRFRENFSSKPIGMDIQYYPFKSPMVKVNFKEQIKDAPCVKDSNSCKDPTHELIPVLVNPRKKGDPGCNPAGCDDGSCYAQFKYQLHADSDTDNYHIPVQQREKPWNYFIGNMSVVVHEDFNNTGNMSDIITVYFFNEVQWWLGRTKSEIARCE; encoded by the coding sequence ATGGCAATTATTGGAGTGATCATGCTTTCAACTCCACCACCAGATAAAACACCGAAAGCTTCACTTACGTCATATTGCATTCGGTGTAATTTAACAGGAGATTATGAAATAATCCTATATCATGGAGGTGGTGAATCCATGACTCAGGATCAAATTAAGTTCATTCTTTATCTTGAAGATGGAAGTTCAAAAGAGATTATTCCCTGGTGGGTTTACGAAGGGACACCTGAAGATTGTATGTTTTCCGATATTGGTGATAGTAGTCTTTCATCCAGAGAATATTGGAATACTGTTAAAGAATGGAAAAGTGGGCAAACTTTAAGGTTTAGAGAAAATTTCTCTTCAAAACCAATCGGGATGGATATTCAATATTATCCATTTAAGTCCCCCATGGTAAAAGTTAATTTTAAGGAGCAGATTAAAGACGCTCCCTGCGTTAAAGATTCTAATTCATGTAAAGATCCTACACACGAACTAATTCCAGTTTTAGTTAATCCAAGGAAAAAAGGTGATCCGGGATGTAATCCAGCTGGATGTGATGATGGCTCATGTTATGCACAATTTAAGTACCAGTTACATGCAGACTCAGATACAGATAACTATCACATTCCCGTTCAACAACGAGAAAAGCCATGGAATTATTTTATTGGAAATATGAGTGTAGTGGTTCACGAAGATTTTAATAATACTGGAAATATGTCAGATATAATTACTGTATATTTCTTCAATGAAGTTCAGTGGTGGCTTGGAAGAACAAAAAGTGAGATTGCACGATGTGAGTAA